A region from the Cannabis sativa cultivar Pink pepper isolate KNU-18-1 chromosome 9, ASM2916894v1, whole genome shotgun sequence genome encodes:
- the LOC115722138 gene encoding transcriptional corepressor LEUNIG_HOMOLOG isoform X1, translating into MALSNWEADKMLDVYIYDYLVKKKLHATAKSFMTEGKVAPDPVAIDAPGGFLFEWWSVFWDIFIARTNDKHSEAAAAYIEQIKTKEQQQQLQMQQMQLMRHAQMQQRRDPNHPPLGPLNPMSSEGVLGQSTASALAAKMYEERMKHPNPMDSETSQPLLDARMALLKSATNHSGQLVPGNHSSVNAALQQIQARTQQNPDIKPEVNMANAQRSLPMDPSMYGQGMMQSKPGMGNAGLNPGVSGLPLKGWPLTGIDQIRPGLGAQVQKPFLQNTNQFQLLPQQQQQQILSHVQGQGNLTSTTMYGGDMDAQRLRGLPRGPLNAKDGQTIATDGSIGSPMQSTSSKQINMQHSSSQQQQQDPLQPQQVQQNNRKRKGPTSSGAANSTGTGNTVGPSPNSQPSTPSTHTPGDGVAMAHNLQNVNNMSKSVMMYGADGTGGLASSTNQLEDMDQFGDVGSLEDNVDSFLSHDDGDGRDMFGTLKRNPEHATEPSKGFSFNEVSSIRKSSSKVVCCHFSSDGKILASAGHDKKVVLWNMDTLQTDSTPEEHTLIITDVRFRPNTTQLATSSFDTTVRLWDAADPNYSMRTYSGHTSHVLSLDFHPKKTDLMCSCDANSEIRYWNLSQYSSTRVSKGGSAQVRFQPRTGHYMAAAAGNVISVFDVESDRQTHSLPGHTTEVHSLCWDTNGDLLASVSQDAVRVWSLSSGECIHELNSSGNMFQSCVFHPSYSTLLVIGGYQSLELWNLAENKCMTIQAHEGVISALAQSPMTGMVASASHDKSVKIWK; encoded by the exons ATGGCATTGAGTAATTGGGAAGCAGATAAGAT gcTTGATGTGTACATTTATGATTATTTGGTAAAGAAAAAACTGCATGCTACTGCCAAGTCCTTCATGACTGAAGGGAAAGTTGCCCCAGATCCAGTAG cTATTGATGCACCTGGGGGTTTTCTTTTTGAATGGTGGTCTGTTTTCTGGGACATTTTTATTGCAAGAACCAATGATAAACATTCGGAAGCTGCTGCTGCATACATAGAG CAAATCAAAACAAAAGAGCAACAACAACAGCTGCAAATGCAGCAAATGCAACTAATGCGTCATGCTCAGATGCAACAACGCAGGGATCCAAACCATCCTCCCCTTGGTCCGCTCAACCCCATGAGTTCTGAAGGAGTGCTTGGGCAGTCTACTGCGAGTGCGTTGGCAGCAAAAATGTACGAGGAACGCATGAAACACCCTAATCCAATGGATTCAGAGACTTCTCAACCACTCCTCGACGCTAGGATGGCCCTTCTCAAATCGGCAACAAACCACTCTGG TCAGCTGGTCCCAGGGAACCATAGTAGTGTGAATGCAGCCTTACAGCAAATACAGGCTCGGACCCAGCAGAACCCT GACATCAAACCTGAAGTTAACATGGCCAATGCTCAGAGATCTTTGCCAATGGATCCTTCAATGTATGGACAGGGAATGATGCAGTCAAAACCAGGAATGGGGAATGCAG GTCTCAACCCAGGAGTCAGTGGTCTACCTTTAAAGGGGTGGCCTTTAACC GGTATCGACCAAATCCGGCCTGGTTTAGGGGCACAAGTTCAAAAGCCTTTCCTTCAAAACACAAATCAATTTCAGCTTCTGCCACAACAACAGCAACAGCAAATCTTATCACATGTGCAGGGCCAGGGAAATCTTACTAGTACTACTATGTACGGTGGTGATATGGATGCTCAAAGGCTTAGAGGATTACCTAGGGGACCTTTAAATGCAAAAGATGGCCAGACGATTGCAACTGATGGTTCTATAGGCTCTCCAATGCAATCAACTTCATCAAAG CAGATAAACATGCAACactcttcctctcaacaacaacaacaagatcCTTTGCAACCCCAGCAAGTACAGCAG AATAACCGAAAAAGGAAAGGCCCTACTTCTTCTGGAGCTGCTAACAGCACTGGTACTGGAAATACAGTCGGTCCTTCCCCCAACTCTCAACCATCAACTCCATCAACTCATACCCCTGGTGATGGAGTTGCCATGGCACATAATTTGCAGAATGTTAATAACATGTCAAAAAGTGTGATGATGTATGGTGCAGATGGAACCGGAGGTCTTGCATCCTCAACAAACCAGCTG GAAGACATGGATCAATTCGGTGATGTTGGCTCGTTAGAAGACAATGTGGATTCTTTTTTATCACATGACGATGGAGATGGAAGAGATATGTTTGGCACATTGAAAAGGAATCCTGAACACGCAACAGAGCCATCAAAGG GTTTTTCATTCAATGAAGTAAGTTCAATACGTAAAAGTAGCAGTAAAGTTGTCTGTTGCCATTTCTCTTCTGATGGTAAAATATTAGCCAGCGCTGGGCATGACAAAAAG GTTGTTCTCTGGAATATGGATACACTGCAAACTGATAGCACTCCTGAGGAACACACTTTGATAATAACAGATGTTCGATTTAGACCAAATACCACTCAACTGGCAACCTCTTCATTTGATACAACAGTGCGACTTTGGGATGCTGCAGAT CCAAACTATTCCATGCGTACGTATTCAGGGCATACCTCACATGTGCTGTCACTTGATTTCCATCCTAAAAAGACCGACCTTATGTGCTCTTGTGATGCGAATAGTGAGATTCGCTATTGGAATCTCAGTCAATATAGCAGCACTCGTGTTTCCAAG GGAGGTTCAGCACAAGTGAGGTTTCAGCCAAGAACTGGACACTATATGGCTGCAGCAGCAGGAAACGTTATCTCTGTATTTGATGTTGAGAGTGACAGACAGACCCACTCATTACCG GGGCACACAACTGAGGTACATTCTCTTTGTTGGGATACAAATGGAGATCTTTTGGCATCTGTCAGTCAAGATGCTGTCAGAGTCTGGTCATTAAGTTCAGGAGAGTGCATTCATGAGCTCAATTCCAGTGGGAATATGTTCCAGTCCTGTGTATTCCATCCAAGCTACTCCACTCTCTTGGTCATTGGAGGCTACcag tcCTTGGAGCTGTGGAACTTAGCCGAGAATAAATGTATGACGATCCAGGCTCACGAGGGCGTGATATCGGCTTTGGCACAATCACCAATGACAGGGATGGTTGCCTCTGCTAGTCATGACAAATCAGTTAAAATTTGGAAATAA
- the LOC115722138 gene encoding transcriptional corepressor LEUNIG_HOMOLOG isoform X2 yields the protein MALSNWEADKMLDVYIYDYLVKKKLHATAKSFMTEGKVAPDPVAIDAPGGFLFEWWSVFWDIFIARTNDKHSEAAAAYIEQIKTKEQQQQLQMQQMQLMRHAQMQQRRDPNHPPLGPLNPMSSEGVLGQSTASALAAKMYEERMKHPNPMDSETSQPLLDARMALLKSATNHSGQLVPGNHSSVNAALQQIQARTQQNPDIKPEVNMANAQRSLPMDPSMYGQGMMQSKPGMGNAGLNPGVSGLPLKGWPLTGIDQIRPGLGAQVQKPFLQNTNQFQLLPQQQQQQILSHVQGQGNLTSTTMYGGDMDAQRLRGLPRGPLNAKDGQTIATDGSIGSPMQSTSSKINMQHSSSQQQQQDPLQPQQVQQNNRKRKGPTSSGAANSTGTGNTVGPSPNSQPSTPSTHTPGDGVAMAHNLQNVNNMSKSVMMYGADGTGGLASSTNQLEDMDQFGDVGSLEDNVDSFLSHDDGDGRDMFGTLKRNPEHATEPSKGFSFNEVSSIRKSSSKVVCCHFSSDGKILASAGHDKKVVLWNMDTLQTDSTPEEHTLIITDVRFRPNTTQLATSSFDTTVRLWDAADPNYSMRTYSGHTSHVLSLDFHPKKTDLMCSCDANSEIRYWNLSQYSSTRVSKGGSAQVRFQPRTGHYMAAAAGNVISVFDVESDRQTHSLPGHTTEVHSLCWDTNGDLLASVSQDAVRVWSLSSGECIHELNSSGNMFQSCVFHPSYSTLLVIGGYQSLELWNLAENKCMTIQAHEGVISALAQSPMTGMVASASHDKSVKIWK from the exons ATGGCATTGAGTAATTGGGAAGCAGATAAGAT gcTTGATGTGTACATTTATGATTATTTGGTAAAGAAAAAACTGCATGCTACTGCCAAGTCCTTCATGACTGAAGGGAAAGTTGCCCCAGATCCAGTAG cTATTGATGCACCTGGGGGTTTTCTTTTTGAATGGTGGTCTGTTTTCTGGGACATTTTTATTGCAAGAACCAATGATAAACATTCGGAAGCTGCTGCTGCATACATAGAG CAAATCAAAACAAAAGAGCAACAACAACAGCTGCAAATGCAGCAAATGCAACTAATGCGTCATGCTCAGATGCAACAACGCAGGGATCCAAACCATCCTCCCCTTGGTCCGCTCAACCCCATGAGTTCTGAAGGAGTGCTTGGGCAGTCTACTGCGAGTGCGTTGGCAGCAAAAATGTACGAGGAACGCATGAAACACCCTAATCCAATGGATTCAGAGACTTCTCAACCACTCCTCGACGCTAGGATGGCCCTTCTCAAATCGGCAACAAACCACTCTGG TCAGCTGGTCCCAGGGAACCATAGTAGTGTGAATGCAGCCTTACAGCAAATACAGGCTCGGACCCAGCAGAACCCT GACATCAAACCTGAAGTTAACATGGCCAATGCTCAGAGATCTTTGCCAATGGATCCTTCAATGTATGGACAGGGAATGATGCAGTCAAAACCAGGAATGGGGAATGCAG GTCTCAACCCAGGAGTCAGTGGTCTACCTTTAAAGGGGTGGCCTTTAACC GGTATCGACCAAATCCGGCCTGGTTTAGGGGCACAAGTTCAAAAGCCTTTCCTTCAAAACACAAATCAATTTCAGCTTCTGCCACAACAACAGCAACAGCAAATCTTATCACATGTGCAGGGCCAGGGAAATCTTACTAGTACTACTATGTACGGTGGTGATATGGATGCTCAAAGGCTTAGAGGATTACCTAGGGGACCTTTAAATGCAAAAGATGGCCAGACGATTGCAACTGATGGTTCTATAGGCTCTCCAATGCAATCAACTTCATCAAAG ATAAACATGCAACactcttcctctcaacaacaacaacaagatcCTTTGCAACCCCAGCAAGTACAGCAG AATAACCGAAAAAGGAAAGGCCCTACTTCTTCTGGAGCTGCTAACAGCACTGGTACTGGAAATACAGTCGGTCCTTCCCCCAACTCTCAACCATCAACTCCATCAACTCATACCCCTGGTGATGGAGTTGCCATGGCACATAATTTGCAGAATGTTAATAACATGTCAAAAAGTGTGATGATGTATGGTGCAGATGGAACCGGAGGTCTTGCATCCTCAACAAACCAGCTG GAAGACATGGATCAATTCGGTGATGTTGGCTCGTTAGAAGACAATGTGGATTCTTTTTTATCACATGACGATGGAGATGGAAGAGATATGTTTGGCACATTGAAAAGGAATCCTGAACACGCAACAGAGCCATCAAAGG GTTTTTCATTCAATGAAGTAAGTTCAATACGTAAAAGTAGCAGTAAAGTTGTCTGTTGCCATTTCTCTTCTGATGGTAAAATATTAGCCAGCGCTGGGCATGACAAAAAG GTTGTTCTCTGGAATATGGATACACTGCAAACTGATAGCACTCCTGAGGAACACACTTTGATAATAACAGATGTTCGATTTAGACCAAATACCACTCAACTGGCAACCTCTTCATTTGATACAACAGTGCGACTTTGGGATGCTGCAGAT CCAAACTATTCCATGCGTACGTATTCAGGGCATACCTCACATGTGCTGTCACTTGATTTCCATCCTAAAAAGACCGACCTTATGTGCTCTTGTGATGCGAATAGTGAGATTCGCTATTGGAATCTCAGTCAATATAGCAGCACTCGTGTTTCCAAG GGAGGTTCAGCACAAGTGAGGTTTCAGCCAAGAACTGGACACTATATGGCTGCAGCAGCAGGAAACGTTATCTCTGTATTTGATGTTGAGAGTGACAGACAGACCCACTCATTACCG GGGCACACAACTGAGGTACATTCTCTTTGTTGGGATACAAATGGAGATCTTTTGGCATCTGTCAGTCAAGATGCTGTCAGAGTCTGGTCATTAAGTTCAGGAGAGTGCATTCATGAGCTCAATTCCAGTGGGAATATGTTCCAGTCCTGTGTATTCCATCCAAGCTACTCCACTCTCTTGGTCATTGGAGGCTACcag tcCTTGGAGCTGTGGAACTTAGCCGAGAATAAATGTATGACGATCCAGGCTCACGAGGGCGTGATATCGGCTTTGGCACAATCACCAATGACAGGGATGGTTGCCTCTGCTAGTCATGACAAATCAGTTAAAATTTGGAAATAA